The Inediibacterium massiliense genome includes the window AACCAGAGTATGGTAAGGGAACTATACAAATATATAGTTTGCTCGGCAATGTTATGCTGCTTATCTATGATTTTGTGTTTTCTGAGAATATAGTAACGGTATTTGATTTAACCAACAATTATTTTGAAATTGAATACTGTATAGATGGATGTATGTATATAGAAGAAGAAAAAGCAGGAGATACTTGCTTTGGCCCAAATAATTTATCCCTCTCTTTATCACAGGATATGAAAGGTATAATCAAGCGTTGTGCGGGTCAAAAGTATCAGGGAGTTTCGATAACAGCCAACAGGCATGTACTTTCCGCTTATTTTGGAAGTGCCGGAGTCGGTGTATGGAATGATACGATAGAAAAACTGGAAGATCAACTTCGCCCGGAGTATTATTTAGGTTTAAACACTCCTCCTGAAATAGCTGCTGCTTTTTTGCAAATATTTAATTGCCGCCTTCCTGAAAAAACTCGCACTTTATTTTACGAAAGTAAGGTTATGGAAATATTATCAATGATCGCATCGAACGAAGTTATGAAGCATGAAAAATATGACTTAACAGCACTCACCCCTTATGAATTACAAAAAATCAAGGAAATTCCCCAAATCTTGCTTGAACAGCCGTTTGAATTACCAAGCATTCGTTCACTATCTAAAAAGTTGGTCATTAATCCTAAAAAACTGACTAAAGGTTTCAAGCTTGTTTATGGAGATACTATTTTCAGCTATCACAGGAAGTTTTCTTTACAACAGGCTTCTTTAATGCTGTTGAACACAGAGAAATCAATTAATGAAATTGCCTATGAAATTGGCTATTCAAGCTCTAGCAATTTCTGTGCAGCATTTAAAAAGCAATATGGTATTACCCCATTAAAATATCGGGAATCCTCTTTACTGCGTAATGCAGAATAAGTGTTACTCTTACAATGATCTAAATACGATGTATTTTAACCACAGGTTTATACTTGTGGTTTTTTATTTTTTAAAGATAGCCTTTTTCTCAACATAAAACAGCATCGTAAGCAATATAGTCCATAAGAGTTTATGCTGTACAATATACTATAAGTTAGTTGAAGCTAACTAATCTTAATACAGGAGGGCATACATGCTTAAAAAAACAACATCTATTTTATTGACAATTATCTGCTTTACCTCATTGGCGGCTTGCT containing:
- a CDS encoding helix-turn-helix domain-containing protein; the protein is MEHKFYINSRNRYDAMLEQYRAMHEQIGNARFLPNHDKSKGIVYDIKPEYGKGTIQIYSLLGNVMLLIYDFVFSENIVTVFDLTNNYFEIEYCIDGCMYIEEEKAGDTCFGPNNLSLSLSQDMKGIIKRCAGQKYQGVSITANRHVLSAYFGSAGVGVWNDTIEKLEDQLRPEYYLGLNTPPEIAAAFLQIFNCRLPEKTRTLFYESKVMEILSMIASNEVMKHEKYDLTALTPYELQKIKEIPQILLEQPFELPSIRSLSKKLVINPKKLTKGFKLVYGDTIFSYHRKFSLQQASLMLLNTEKSINEIAYEIGYSSSSNFCAAFKKQYGITPLKYRESSLLRNAE